From the Phreatobacter oligotrophus genome, one window contains:
- a CDS encoding DUF2478 domain-containing protein, producing MTAIAAVIYGPDEDCDVLLTDFAHDLARAGVAVAGLVQVNAGASCAEIDMELELVGSGRRFNICQDLGSGSVNACRLDPAGLAAAAGALRAALEQPASLAIVNKFGRAEAEGGGLVAEIGAAVEQGLPLVVGVPKRFTEAWAAFAGGLDDRLPCSRAALDAWWVRQVPAAAE from the coding sequence ATGACCGCCATTGCCGCCGTGATCTACGGCCCCGACGAGGACTGCGACGTCCTGCTCACCGACTTCGCCCATGACCTGGCGCGGGCGGGCGTCGCCGTGGCAGGCCTCGTCCAGGTCAATGCGGGCGCGAGCTGCGCCGAGATCGACATGGAGCTGGAGCTGGTCGGCAGCGGCCGCCGCTTCAATATCTGCCAGGATTTAGGCTCGGGCAGCGTCAACGCCTGCCGGCTCGATCCTGCCGGCCTCGCGGCGGCTGCGGGGGCCCTGCGAGCAGCGCTGGAGCAGCCGGCGAGCCTCGCCATCGTCAACAAGTTCGGCCGGGCGGAAGCCGAGGGCGGTGGCCTCGTCGCCGAGATCGGCGCAGCCGTGGAACAGGGCCTGCCGCTGGTCGTCGGGGTGCCGAAGCGCTTCACCGAGGCCTGGGCGGCCTTCGCCGGCGGGCTCGATGATCGCCTCCCCTGCAGCCGCGCCGCACTCGATGCCTGGTGGGTACGACAGGTGCCGGCGGCGGCGGAGTAG
- the hemP gene encoding hemin uptake protein HemP, producing MIASPEPAPSPVRSSREAGVETPATVPTVEVTAILGAGREAVILHKGERYRLRVTANDKLILTK from the coding sequence ATGATCGCATCCCCCGAGCCGGCGCCCTCTCCTGTGCGCTCCAGCCGCGAGGCCGGCGTTGAAACCCCGGCGACGGTTCCCACCGTGGAGGTCACCGCCATCCTCGGCGCCGGCCGCGAGGCGGTCATCCTGCACAAGGGCGAGCGCTATCGCCTGCGCGTCACCGCCAACGACAAGCTGATCCTGACCAAATGA
- a CDS encoding antibiotic biosynthesis monooxygenase family protein, which yields MYIAMNRFKVIKGAEADFETIWRTRQSYLSELEGFVEFALLKGPEREDHTLYSSHTVWQSKANFEAWTKSEQFRKSHARAGQQNKPTSLGHPEFEGFEAIIVERNDGAPSVAAE from the coding sequence ATGTACATCGCCATGAACCGCTTCAAGGTCATCAAGGGCGCCGAAGCCGATTTCGAGACCATTTGGCGGACGCGTCAGTCCTATCTGAGCGAACTCGAAGGCTTCGTGGAATTCGCCCTGCTCAAGGGCCCGGAGCGCGAGGATCACACGCTCTATTCCTCCCACACGGTCTGGCAGTCCAAGGCCAATTTCGAGGCCTGGACCAAGTCCGAGCAGTTCCGCAAGTCGCATGCCCGCGCCGGCCAGCAGAACAAGCCGACCTCGCTGGGCCATCCGGAGTTCGAGGGCTTCGAGGCCATCATCGTCGAGCGCAACGACGGCGCGCCGTCCGTCGCCGCGGAGTAA
- a CDS encoding energy transducer TonB: MDDHAAGAAVAIAPERAVSTCPMPARRLSLSVIASIALHGAAAAAFVWLGLKAPAPISAGEEGIAVEMVVAADTGSASQQDSASGRQEAVNPAIASEVRQAVEAPPAETPPEMAALDPSPVPTDEPPVAQPDPLTMAERLVDQLPPPPLPESLAAAERSVEPPPVETPAPPVPEQAATPPQPAALAQAEAPAEANQLAELQTAPPQPVLPPPPAPALRPATPPSAVRREAVRQPPTRREAPVTRDQTRPTRQAAATPQPDRPARAARQAASAAAQAERGDGAGQRNRQQSDANGTTGAATTAAVAAWRQRVLAHLARFKVYPDHARDAGIRGRAAVSFTLTANGAVSSVSIATSSGAAVLDQATLAMVRRAQPFPPNPAGSPASFTTGINYSLY, translated from the coding sequence ATGGACGATCACGCCGCGGGTGCGGCCGTCGCCATCGCGCCGGAGCGGGCAGTCTCGACCTGTCCCATGCCGGCGCGGCGCCTGTCGCTGTCGGTCATCGCCTCGATCGCCCTGCATGGGGCTGCAGCCGCCGCTTTCGTCTGGCTGGGCCTCAAGGCACCGGCACCGATCTCGGCCGGCGAGGAGGGCATCGCCGTTGAGATGGTGGTGGCCGCCGATACCGGCTCCGCATCGCAGCAGGATTCTGCGAGCGGCAGGCAAGAGGCGGTCAATCCGGCCATCGCCAGCGAGGTGCGCCAGGCGGTCGAGGCACCGCCCGCCGAGACGCCGCCCGAGATGGCGGCTCTCGATCCGTCGCCCGTGCCCACCGACGAGCCGCCCGTCGCGCAGCCCGATCCCCTGACGATGGCCGAGCGCCTCGTCGACCAGCTGCCACCGCCGCCCCTGCCGGAGAGCCTGGCGGCCGCCGAGCGCTCGGTGGAACCGCCGCCGGTCGAGACCCCGGCTCCGCCCGTGCCGGAACAGGCCGCGACGCCGCCCCAGCCGGCCGCTCTCGCCCAGGCGGAGGCGCCCGCCGAGGCGAACCAGCTTGCCGAACTCCAGACAGCGCCGCCGCAGCCGGTCCTGCCGCCGCCGCCGGCGCCCGCCCTGCGCCCTGCGACGCCGCCGTCGGCCGTCCGCCGCGAGGCCGTGCGCCAGCCGCCGACCCGCCGCGAGGCGCCGGTGACGCGCGACCAGACCCGTCCGACCCGCCAGGCCGCGGCAACGCCGCAGCCGGACCGTCCGGCCCGCGCCGCCCGGCAGGCCGCCTCCGCCGCCGCCCAGGCCGAGCGGGGTGATGGCGCCGGCCAGCGCAACCGCCAGCAATCCGACGCCAACGGCACGACCGGGGCCGCGACGACGGCGGCCGTCGCCGCCTGGCGCCAGCGCGTCCTCGCCCATCTCGCGCGGTTCAAGGTCTATCCCGACCACGCGCGCGATGCCGGCATCCGCGGCCGCGCCGCCGTTTCCTTCACGCTGACCGCCAATGGCGCGGTGTCGTCCGTGTCCATCGCCACCTCGTCCGGGGCGGCCGTTCTCGATCAGGCGACGCTCGCCATGGTGCGTCGTGCCCAGCCCTTCCCGCCGAACCCGGCCGGAAGTCCCGCCAGCTTTACGACGGGCATCAACTACTCTCTTTATTGA
- a CDS encoding TonB-dependent hemoglobin/transferrin/lactoferrin family receptor, producing the protein MLTRRGCAALLASVSTLVLAATPALAQAPSQPAEQRTQSAQDEITVSAERTPSTVYNAPGTVTVVNEQQLQNNLIQGPRDLVRNEPGLAVSNAPTRVGAGNFFIRGIGDNRVRLEIDGTRIPDYPGSNVGPGLYTRDIVDYEDLKRVEVIRGPASALYGSDAIGGVVSFTTKDPGDYLREVGRDWYAGTRFSFNSVNRSFSETLTGAARKGPFEFLLQYTRRDGTETQINSATRRANPQNFQSNNILAKLVYETPDSGRWRLTAEALWRGVGTNLISARTTSIADQITHDTNKRFRLSLDWTQQLSWSIADEIKVMVYATDFDRQEHTDEFRRVPAGNGAANRLRVSDFDFRQQIFGIDTQFGARRQFGGLDHHFVYGFTADFTRSSRPRMRTETDLTTGQQLTGPIGGETYPNKNFPDTETIQGAFYIQDTISWGRLRITPAVRFDYYHLSPKPDAAFYNSNPGFPIGNVSAFAVSPKLGATYDLTENFRLFGQYARGFRAPPYDNANFAFSNAAQFYEILPNFGLRPETVNSFEAGLRGRFADGSSFQVSGFYNLYNDFINTVTVGISPAGLTQFQYQNLQSVRIWGFEAKGEYRINPEWTAYGSVAYANGTDQTTGLPIDSIDPVTGVAGLRYNSPQNWMLEGRIRAAAAKTRVSAANIFQPGAYATMDVLGAYEISRNVTVRAGVFNVFNARYFNAIDVAGLTKTNANLELFRAPGRSVSLSVSAKF; encoded by the coding sequence ATGCTCACCCGTCGCGGCTGCGCGGCGCTTCTCGCGTCCGTTTCCACTCTCGTCCTCGCCGCCACGCCGGCCCTCGCTCAGGCTCCGTCCCAGCCGGCTGAGCAGCGCACGCAATCCGCCCAGGACGAGATCACCGTCTCGGCTGAACGCACGCCGTCGACGGTCTACAACGCGCCCGGCACGGTCACCGTCGTCAACGAGCAGCAGCTCCAGAACAACCTCATCCAGGGTCCGCGCGACCTCGTGCGCAACGAGCCCGGCCTTGCCGTCAGCAATGCCCCGACACGCGTCGGCGCCGGCAATTTCTTCATCCGCGGCATCGGCGACAACCGCGTCCGCCTGGAGATCGACGGCACGCGCATCCCGGACTATCCCGGCTCCAATGTCGGCCCGGGTCTCTACACCCGCGACATCGTCGACTACGAGGACCTGAAGCGCGTCGAGGTCATCCGCGGCCCGGCCTCGGCCCTCTACGGCTCGGATGCCATCGGCGGCGTCGTCTCCTTCACCACCAAGGACCCCGGCGACTATCTGCGCGAGGTCGGCCGCGACTGGTATGCGGGCACGCGGTTCTCGTTCAACAGCGTCAACCGCTCCTTCTCGGAGACGCTAACCGGCGCGGCGCGCAAGGGGCCCTTCGAGTTCCTCCTCCAGTACACCCGCCGCGACGGCACCGAGACGCAGATCAACTCGGCCACCCGCCGCGCCAATCCGCAGAATTTCCAGTCCAACAACATCCTGGCGAAGCTGGTCTATGAGACCCCGGATTCCGGCCGCTGGCGCCTGACCGCCGAGGCGCTGTGGCGCGGCGTTGGCACCAACCTGATCTCGGCCCGCACCACCTCGATCGCCGACCAGATCACCCACGATACCAACAAGCGCTTCCGCCTCAGCCTCGACTGGACGCAGCAGCTGTCTTGGTCGATCGCCGACGAGATCAAGGTCATGGTCTATGCCACCGACTTCGATCGCCAGGAGCACACCGACGAGTTCCGCCGCGTGCCGGCCGGCAATGGCGCGGCCAACCGCCTGCGCGTGTCGGATTTCGACTTCCGCCAGCAGATCTTCGGCATCGATACCCAGTTCGGCGCCCGCCGCCAGTTCGGCGGTCTCGATCACCACTTCGTCTACGGATTTACCGCCGATTTCACCCGGTCGTCCCGCCCGCGCATGCGCACCGAGACGGACCTGACCACCGGCCAGCAGCTGACCGGCCCGATCGGCGGTGAGACCTACCCGAACAAGAACTTCCCCGACACCGAGACGATCCAGGGCGCCTTCTACATCCAGGACACGATCTCCTGGGGTCGGCTGCGGATCACGCCGGCCGTGCGCTTCGACTACTACCACCTGTCGCCGAAGCCGGATGCCGCCTTCTACAACTCCAATCCCGGCTTCCCGATCGGCAATGTCTCGGCCTTCGCCGTCTCGCCGAAGCTCGGCGCCACCTACGACCTGACCGAGAACTTCCGCCTCTTCGGCCAGTATGCCCGCGGCTTCCGCGCGCCGCCCTATGACAACGCCAACTTCGCGTTCTCCAATGCCGCCCAGTTCTACGAGATCCTGCCGAATTTCGGCCTGCGTCCGGAGACCGTGAACAGCTTCGAGGCCGGCCTGCGTGGTCGCTTCGCCGACGGCTCGAGCTTCCAGGTCAGCGGTTTCTATAATCTCTACAACGACTTCATCAACACGGTGACGGTTGGCATCTCGCCGGCGGGCCTGACCCAGTTCCAGTACCAGAACCTCCAGTCCGTGCGGATCTGGGGCTTCGAGGCCAAGGGCGAGTACCGCATCAACCCCGAATGGACCGCCTATGGCTCGGTCGCCTACGCCAACGGCACCGACCAGACGACGGGCCTGCCGATCGACAGCATCGATCCGGTCACCGGCGTCGCCGGCCTGCGCTACAACAGCCCGCAGAACTGGATGCTGGAGGGTCGCATCCGCGCCGCCGCCGCCAAGACGCGGGTGAGCGCCGCCAACATCTTCCAGCCCGGCGCCTATGCCACGATGGACGTGCTCGGCGCCTATGAGATCAGCCGCAATGTCACCGTGCGTGCCGGCGTCTTCAACGTCTTCAACGCGCGCTACTTCAACGCCATCGACGTGGCAGGCCTGACCAAGACCAATGCCAACCTCGAGCTCTTCCGGGCTCCTGGCCGGTCGGTCTCGCTCAGCGTCTCCGCGAAGTTCTGA
- a CDS encoding sulfurtransferase TusA family protein, translating into MSGDGSGGAPDGATLVDLKGLKCPLPALRTRRALARAEVGDRLHVVCTDPMAAIDIPHLVNETGHVLEAQAKVAETLTFTIRKTG; encoded by the coding sequence ATGAGCGGGGACGGTTCCGGCGGCGCTCCGGACGGCGCGACGCTGGTGGACCTGAAGGGGCTGAAATGCCCCCTTCCCGCCCTCAGGACACGCCGGGCCCTCGCCCGCGCCGAGGTTGGCGATCGTCTGCACGTGGTCTGCACCGATCCGATGGCGGCCATCGACATCCCCCATCTCGTGAACGAGACGGGGCATGTGCTCGAGGCCCAGGCCAAGGTCGCGGAGACCCTGACCTTCACCATTCGCAAGACGGGTTGA
- a CDS encoding FAD-binding oxidoreductase, with protein sequence MNAPFAAPAIDPALVEALRALLGSRLSLSESDRAQHGRDESRHAPRLPDAVCRPHSTEEVSAIVKLCAAHGTPVIAYGVGSSLEGALIPVKGGVSIDMNEMNAILEVRSQDLDVTVQAGVTRKQLNAHLRDTGLFFPIDPGADASIGGMAATRASGTNAVRYGTMRENVLSLTVVLADGRIIRTRSRARKSAAGYDLTGLFVGSEGTLGIITEVTVRLYGIPEVMAAAICAFPSVEAAVDTVIQTIQMGIPVSRVELLDDNAISAVNAYSKLSLPVTPTLFFEFAGSQAGVEEQAAIVEEIAKGEGATNWRWSADADERNRLWQARHDIHWAIRAANPGKQGFGTDVCVPISSLAEVIRGVREDTRQQPFNTTLVGHVGDGNFHFGFQIDPDSPEEVRAAEEAYDKMVAHAVRVGGTCTGEHGVGLGKRKYMRMEYGEAVDVMHLVKNALDPQGILNPGKVLPD encoded by the coding sequence ATGAACGCTCCCTTCGCGGCTCCCGCCATCGACCCGGCTCTCGTCGAGGCCCTGCGCGCCCTGCTTGGCTCCCGCCTGTCGCTTTCCGAATCGGACCGCGCCCAGCACGGCCGTGACGAATCCCGCCACGCTCCGCGCCTGCCGGACGCCGTCTGCCGCCCGCACAGCACGGAAGAGGTCTCGGCCATCGTGAAGCTCTGCGCCGCGCATGGCACGCCGGTCATCGCCTACGGCGTCGGCTCGTCGCTGGAGGGCGCGCTCATCCCGGTGAAAGGCGGCGTCTCCATCGACATGAACGAGATGAACGCCATCCTCGAGGTCCGGTCGCAGGACCTCGATGTCACCGTCCAGGCCGGCGTCACCCGCAAGCAGCTCAACGCCCATCTGCGCGACACCGGGCTGTTCTTCCCCATCGATCCCGGCGCCGATGCCTCGATCGGCGGCATGGCCGCGACCCGCGCCTCCGGCACCAATGCCGTGCGCTACGGCACCATGCGCGAGAACGTGCTGAGCCTCACCGTCGTGCTGGCGGACGGGCGGATCATCCGCACCCGTTCGCGGGCGCGCAAATCCGCCGCGGGCTACGACCTCACCGGCCTCTTCGTGGGCTCGGAGGGCACGCTCGGCATCATCACCGAGGTGACGGTCAGGCTCTACGGCATCCCCGAGGTGATGGCGGCGGCGATCTGCGCCTTCCCGAGCGTCGAGGCGGCGGTCGACACGGTCATCCAGACCATCCAGATGGGCATTCCCGTCTCGCGCGTCGAACTGCTCGACGACAATGCCATCTCGGCCGTCAACGCCTATTCCAAGCTCTCCCTGCCGGTGACGCCGACCCTCTTCTTCGAGTTCGCTGGCAGCCAGGCCGGTGTCGAGGAACAGGCGGCCATCGTGGAGGAGATCGCCAAGGGCGAGGGCGCCACCAACTGGCGCTGGTCGGCTGATGCCGACGAGCGCAATCGCCTCTGGCAGGCGCGCCACGACATCCACTGGGCCATCCGCGCCGCCAATCCCGGCAAGCAGGGCTTCGGCACCGATGTCTGCGTGCCCATCTCGTCGCTCGCCGAGGTCATCCGCGGCGTGCGCGAGGACACCCGGCAGCAGCCCTTCAACACCACGCTCGTCGGCCATGTCGGCGACGGCAATTTCCATTTCGGCTTCCAGATCGACCCGGACAGCCCCGAGGAAGTCCGCGCGGCCGAGGAGGCCTATGACAAGATGGTCGCCCATGCGGTGCGCGTCGGCGGCACCTGCACCGGCGAGCACGGCGTGGGCTTGGGCAAGCGGAAGTACATGCGGATGGAATACGGCGAGGCCGTCGACGTCATGCACCTCGTCAAGAACGCCCTCGACCCGCAGGGCATCCTCAATCCCGGAAAGGTCCTGCCAGACTGA
- a CDS encoding metallophosphoesterase family protein produces MTSIAHVSDLHLAPVPFPFGEGLKPALGWINWRRKPGAHDPALGLRVAAAVRAASPDHVALTGDLIELGLASEYGAAAEALAAFGPPCRLSWAPGNHDVYTARAVPRLRDGLGGWLAPEAAPQNDADIRGHFPRLVVTGRVALVTLCSGLPTWLFSAEGELGAAQLSRLDAMLSAIDRTAHLPVIAVHHPPHAPGLSPLKRLRDGQALMALLARHRCPLVLHGHLHRACEATTTIDGFAITLAGAPSASSAGHHGDDPAGYSLVQVDEALRWRIERHAV; encoded by the coding sequence GTGACCAGCATCGCCCATGTCTCCGACCTTCATCTCGCGCCGGTGCCGTTCCCGTTCGGGGAGGGGCTGAAGCCGGCGCTGGGCTGGATCAACTGGCGGCGCAAGCCTGGCGCCCATGATCCCGCCCTGGGCCTGCGGGTCGCCGCGGCCGTGCGGGCCGCATCCCCCGACCATGTGGCCCTGACCGGCGACCTCATCGAGCTCGGCCTTGCCAGCGAATATGGCGCCGCAGCCGAGGCGCTTGCCGCCTTCGGCCCGCCCTGCCGGCTCTCCTGGGCCCCCGGCAATCACGACGTCTACACGGCCCGCGCCGTGCCGCGGCTGCGCGATGGCCTCGGTGGCTGGCTCGCGCCCGAGGCCGCGCCGCAGAATGACGCCGATATCCGCGGGCATTTCCCACGGCTGGTGGTGACGGGCCGCGTGGCCCTCGTCACCCTTTGCTCGGGGCTCCCGACCTGGCTCTTCTCGGCCGAAGGGGAGCTTGGCGCTGCCCAGCTGTCCCGGCTCGACGCGATGCTGTCGGCCATCGACCGCACCGCGCATCTTCCCGTCATCGCCGTCCATCATCCGCCCCATGCGCCGGGCCTATCGCCGCTGAAGCGCCTGCGCGACGGGCAGGCGCTGATGGCGCTTCTTGCCCGCCATCGCTGCCCCCTCGTGCTTCACGGCCACCTGCACAGGGCCTGCGAGGCGACCACCACCATCGACGGCTTCGCCATCACGCTCGCCGGCGCGCCCTCGGCCTCCTCCGCCGGGCATCACGGCGACGACCCCGCCGGCTATTCGCTTGTTCAGGTGGACGAGGCCCTTCGCTGGCGCATCGAACGCCACGCCGTCTGA
- a CDS encoding FecCD family ABC transporter permease, producing the protein MTLALPSPAVAALFASQRRRIAVAGGVIAVGLALLAVLSLGSGAVRIPPERVVAVLSAWISGDREVLASREALIILSIRVPRLILGALIGAALAVSGALMQGLFRNPLADPGLVGVSSGAALAAGFTIVLGDRILGTVSAQLPFILLPVGAFVGGLASTLILYAIATRHGRTSVAVMLLAGVALGAFAGALTGVLAFVSDDRQLRDLTFWSLGSLSGASWTKVWTVVPLVLPVLLAVPLLARGLNALLLGEAEAFHLGIPVQALKRAVILMVAVAVGASVASAGVIGFVGIVVPHLLRLVFGPDHRTLLPFAALLGAGLLTGADLAARTLVAPAELPIGILTAAIGAPFFLWLLLRRDRSLDS; encoded by the coding sequence GTGACGCTCGCCCTGCCCTCCCCGGCGGTCGCCGCGCTCTTCGCCTCGCAGCGGCGGCGAATCGCCGTCGCTGGCGGCGTGATCGCCGTCGGCCTCGCCCTGCTTGCCGTCCTGTCGCTCGGCAGCGGCGCAGTGCGCATCCCGCCGGAGCGCGTGGTGGCCGTCCTCTCCGCCTGGATATCCGGCGACCGGGAGGTGCTCGCCAGCCGCGAGGCGCTAATCATCCTGTCCATCCGCGTGCCGCGCCTCATCCTCGGCGCGCTGATCGGTGCGGCGCTCGCCGTGTCGGGGGCGCTGATGCAGGGCCTGTTCCGCAATCCCCTCGCCGATCCCGGCCTTGTCGGCGTGTCGTCGGGGGCGGCGCTCGCCGCCGGTTTCACCATCGTGCTGGGCGACCGCATCCTCGGCACGGTCTCGGCGCAGCTGCCCTTCATCCTGCTGCCAGTCGGCGCCTTTGTCGGCGGCCTCGCCTCGACGCTGATCCTCTACGCCATCGCCACGCGCCACGGACGCACCTCGGTGGCGGTCATGCTGCTCGCGGGCGTCGCGCTCGGCGCCTTCGCGGGGGCGCTGACCGGCGTCCTCGCCTTTGTCAGCGACGACCGGCAGCTGCGCGACCTCACCTTCTGGTCGCTCGGTTCGCTCTCCGGCGCCAGCTGGACGAAGGTCTGGACCGTGGTGCCTCTGGTCCTTCCCGTCCTGCTCGCCGTGCCGCTTCTCGCCCGCGGGCTCAATGCCCTGCTGCTGGGCGAGGCCGAGGCCTTCCATCTCGGCATACCCGTCCAGGCGCTGAAGCGCGCCGTCATCCTCATGGTCGCGGTGGCGGTGGGCGCGAGCGTCGCCTCGGCCGGCGTCATCGGCTTCGTCGGCATTGTCGTGCCGCACCTGCTGAGGCTGGTCTTCGGCCCCGACCATCGCACGTTGCTGCCCTTCGCGGCGCTGCTCGGCGCGGGCCTCCTCACCGGCGCGGATCTGGCGGCCCGCACCCTCGTCGCCCCGGCGGAGCTGCCCATCGGCATCCTGACCGCCGCCATCGGCGCCCCCTTCTTCCTGTGGCTGCTGCTGAGGCGCGACCGGAGCCTCGACTCATGA
- a CDS encoding heme/hemin ABC transporter substrate-binding protein, giving the protein MTRAPIPSRLLSRRSLLAATAALPLAPGAPRAAERRIVAAGGVITEIVYALGRQDLLVGVDTTSLFPAAALKDKAQVGYVRALSPEGVLSLRPTDLLAVEGAGPPDALKLIAEAGVRVERVSEDTSEAGVAGRIRAIGRFVGAEGEANTLAARVEEGFAGLKRRRDAVAARKRVLFVLSLQNGRVMVGGAKSSADAIIRYAGAVNAADSVEGFKPLTDEGLIAAAPDAILMMSHNDHAASPDQVFGIPALSATPAAKTRSLIAMDGLYLLGFGPRTPDAAADLMTALYGKAG; this is encoded by the coding sequence ATGACCCGCGCACCTATCCCGTCGCGGCTGCTGTCGCGCCGCAGCCTCCTCGCGGCCACCGCGGCCCTCCCGCTGGCGCCCGGGGCCCCCCGCGCGGCCGAGCGGCGCATCGTTGCCGCCGGCGGCGTCATCACCGAGATCGTCTATGCCCTTGGCCGCCAGGACCTGCTGGTCGGCGTCGATACCACGAGCCTCTTCCCCGCCGCCGCGCTGAAGGACAAGGCGCAGGTGGGCTATGTCCGCGCCCTGTCACCGGAAGGCGTCCTGTCGCTGAGGCCCACCGATCTCCTTGCCGTCGAAGGCGCGGGGCCGCCGGATGCGCTGAAGCTCATCGCCGAGGCTGGGGTGCGCGTCGAACGCGTCAGTGAGGACACGTCGGAGGCGGGCGTCGCCGGGCGTATCCGCGCCATCGGCCGCTTCGTCGGCGCCGAGGGCGAGGCGAACACCCTCGCTGCGCGCGTCGAGGAGGGATTTGCCGGGCTGAAGCGTCGCCGCGACGCCGTCGCCGCCCGCAAGCGCGTGCTGTTCGTGCTGTCGCTGCAGAACGGCCGCGTCATGGTCGGCGGGGCGAAAAGCAGCGCCGACGCCATCATCCGCTATGCCGGGGCGGTCAATGCGGCGGACAGCGTCGAGGGCTTCAAGCCGCTGACCGACGAGGGCCTCATCGCGGCGGCACCGGACGCGATCCTGATGATGAGCCACAACGACCATGCGGCCTCGCCCGACCAGGTCTTCGGCATCCCCGCGCTCAGCGCCACGCCGGCCGCGAAGACCCGCAGCCTCATCGCCATGGACGGGCTCTACCTGCTCGGCTTCGGCCCGCGCACGCCGGATGCGGCAGCCGACCTGATGACGGCTCTCTACGGCAAGGCGGGCTGA
- the hutX gene encoding heme utilization cystosolic carrier protein HutX, whose product MTVHQVLSREDRLSAARAALAAKPDGVIENVAREHGVAARDVLAMLPAGEAVAAPAEAFEAIWTEVTGWGEILFIVNTPDIVLECHGALVPGTAGHGWFNVHGDSPIGGHIKASNCREICFVDRVFHGRRSLSIQFFNEAGEAMFKIFVRRDKERALIADQVPRFEALRARYA is encoded by the coding sequence ATGACGGTCCATCAGGTCCTCTCTCGCGAGGACAGGCTGTCGGCGGCGCGCGCAGCGCTCGCCGCCAAGCCGGACGGCGTCATCGAGAATGTCGCGCGCGAGCACGGTGTTGCCGCCCGCGACGTCCTCGCCATGCTCCCCGCCGGCGAGGCCGTGGCCGCACCGGCCGAGGCCTTCGAGGCGATCTGGACCGAGGTGACGGGCTGGGGCGAGATCCTCTTCATCGTCAACACGCCGGACATCGTGCTCGAATGCCATGGCGCGCTGGTGCCCGGCACAGCCGGCCACGGCTGGTTCAACGTCCATGGCGACAGCCCCATCGGCGGTCACATCAAGGCGTCGAACTGCCGCGAGATCTGCTTCGTCGACCGGGTGTTCCACGGTCGCCGGTCGCTCTCGATCCAGTTCTTCAACGAGGCCGGCGAGGCGATGTTCAAGATCTTCGTCCGCCGCGACAAGGAGCGGGCGCTGATCGCCGATCAGGTCCCGCGCTTCGAGGCGCTGCGGGCCCGCTACGCCTGA